In Leucoraja erinacea ecotype New England chromosome 11, Leri_hhj_1, whole genome shotgun sequence, the following are encoded in one genomic region:
- the LOC129701617 gene encoding pantothenate kinase 3 has protein sequence MKIKDAKKPSFPWFGMDIGGTLVKLVYFEPIDITAEEEEEEVESLKSIRKYLVSNVAYGSTGIRDVHLELKDMTLCGRKGNLHFIRFPTHDLPTFIQMGRDKNFSTLHTVLCATGGGAYKFEEEFRTIGNLQLHKLDELDCLVNGLLHIDSLSFNGQAECYYFENASDPEKCQKMPFNLDDPYPLLVVNIGSGVSILAVYSKDHYKRVTGTSLGGGTFLGLCCLLTGCETFDEALEMASKGDSTMADKLVRDIYGGDYERFGLPGWAVASSFGNMICREKRDLVSKEDLARATLVTITNNIGSIARMCALNEKINRVVFVGNFLRVNTLSMKLLAYALDYWSRGQLKALFLEHEGYFGAVGALLGLLNST, from the exons ATGAAGATCAAGGACGCCAAGAAACCTT CATTCCCCTGGTTTGGGATGGATATTGGTGGGACACTGGTGAAACTGGTTTATTTTGAGCCAATAGATATCACGgctgaggaagaggaagaggaggtagAAAGCCTAAAAAGTATTCGAAAGTACTTGGTGTCGAATGTTGCCTATGGCTCCACTGGCATCCGAGATGTGCATCTGGAGCTCAAAGACATGACACTTTGTGGCCGCAAAGGAAACCTGCACTTTATCCGATTTCCTACACATGACCTACCTACCTTCATTCAgatggggagagacaagaacttttcAACACTACACACAGTGCTCTGTGCCACTGGAGGGGGTGCTTATAAATTTGAAGAAGAATTTCGTACG ATTGGTAATCTGCAATTGCACAAACTGGATGAACTGGACTGCCTGGTCAATGGCCTTTTGCACATTGACTCTCTCAGTTTTAATGGCCAGGCAGAATGTTACTACTTTGAAAATGCCTCTGATCCTGAGAAATGCCAGAAGATGCCTTTCAACCTTGATGACCCCTACCCTTTGCTCGTCGTGAACATTGGTTCAGGAGTCAGCATATTAGCTGTGTACTCAAAGGACCATTACAAAAGAGTAACTGGAACAAG tttaggagGTGGAACCTTCCTGGGCCTCTGCTGTTTGCTTACAGGTTGTGAGACTTTCGATGAAGCTCTTGAAATGGCCTCAAAAGGCGACAGCACTATGGCTGACAAACTAGTACGGGACATCTACGGAGGAGACTATGAACGATTTGGTTTACCTGGATGGGCAGTAGCTTCCAG CTTTGGCAACATGATTTGCAGGGAGAAGCGTGATTTAGTTAGCAAAGAAGACCTTGCAAGAGCTACCTTGGTCACCATCACAAACAACATAGGATCCATAGCTCGTATGTGTGCACTGAATGAG AAGATAAACAGAGTTGTTTTTGTTGGCAACTTCCTGCGAGTCAATACACTGTCAATGAAGCTCCTGGCTTATGCATTGGACTACTGGTCAAGAGGACAGCTGAAGGCATTGTTTCTAGAGCATGAG